Proteins encoded within one genomic window of Cucumis sativus cultivar 9930 chromosome 3, Cucumber_9930_V3, whole genome shotgun sequence:
- the LOC101219544 gene encoding lysine-specific demethylase JMJ706 isoform X3, with the protein MIQSPLQFGMCKIVSPFSASVPAGIVLMKEKVGFKFTTRVQPLRLAEWDTDDRMTFYKSGRNYTFRDFEKMANKVFERRYCSSGCLPAKYLEKEFWHEITGGKTNTVEYACDVDGTAFSSSPNDELGKSKWNLKKLSWLPKSVLRLLEMVIPGVTEPMLYIGMLFSIFAWHVEDHFLYSINYHHCGASKTWYCIPGDAALRFESFALENVYRDDIMSAGGEDGAFGILSEKTTMFPPNILLEHGLPVYTAVQKPGEFIITFPRAYHAGFSHGFNCGEAVNFAVSSWFPLGALASQRYALLNRVPLLPYEELLCKEAMLLYTSLELEDSDHSSMDSVSHHFLKISFVSLIRFHHCARWLLVKSRVCRRISTRSLGTILCSLCKRDCYIGYVNCSCYEHPACLHHDFDSINFSCGRNYTLVLREDTSEMETAARKFEKEGGVLEEMLEQTKSNRDLYSYPLSNLFQKAEEKGYSAYCPLTFQLNPGLDEVDHSYSQEKDSFSTKQALTSGAADIFRTEMSKASCCPKPNNSEKNCSGSDIQPPGDQNDDDSDTEIFWVKRRSLRVKKNILNDNRIKKPSQQGLKRLKKLHQHTGYGQLMSSVCCKADKSSSKVFPTSKDDIFVDRSTKTTIPISIKLKRFSIEEAKSRQQIERHRKEVFWHEQGKASPNQPLPSAECGPKRLKIRGPSSYLGSQR; encoded by the exons ATGATACAGTCACCTCTCcaatttg GCATGTGCAAGATAGTTTCTCCCTTTAGCGCTTCTGTCCCTGCTGGGATTGTTTTAATGAAGGAAAAAGTAGGGTTCAAATTCACAACCAGAGTTCAACCACTTCGTCTTGCTGAGTGGGACACAGATGATAGAATGACCTTCTATAAGAGTGGCAG AAACTATACCTTCCGTGATTTTGAGAAAATGGCAAACAAGGTTTTTGAGCGTAGATATTGTAGTTCTGGGTGCCTTCCTGCCAAATACCTTGAGAAGGAATTTTGGCATGAAATTACTGGTGGGAAAACAAATACTGTAGAATATGCTTGTGACGTCGATGGTACagcattttcatcttctccgAATGATGAGCTTGGGAAAAGTAAATGGAATTTGAAg AAACTTTCATGGTTACCCAAGTCTGTCTTGCGTCTTTTAGAGATGGTGATTCCG GGAGTTACTGAGCCCATGCTATACATTGGAATGCTGTTTAGTATATTTGCCTGGCATGTGGAGGATCATTTCCTGTATAG TATTAATTATCACCACTGTGGAGCATCAAAAACTTGGTATTGTATTCCTGGTGATGCAGCTTTAAGATTTGAGAGTTTTGCTTTAGAGAATGTGTACAGAGATGATATCATGTCAGCAGGTGGTGAGGATGGAGCTTTTGGTATCCTTTCGGAAAAAACAACAATGTTTCCTCCAAATATTCTGCTGGAGCACGGTCTCCCTGTATACACGGCTGTTCAAAAACCTGGAGAGTTCATAATTACCTTTCCAAGAGCGTACCATGCTGGTTTTAGTCACG GCTTCAATTGTGGTGAAGCTGTGAACTTTGCCGTTAGCAGTTGGTTTCCTTTGGGTGCACTGGCTAGCCAGCGTTATGCCCTTCTCAATAGAGTTCCCTTACTTCCTTACGAAGAACTTCTGTGTAAAGAAGCAATGCTCCTCTACACGAGTTTAGAACTTGAAGATTCCGATCATTCATCCATGGACTCGGTCTCTCACCATTTCCTCAAGATATCTTTTGTGAGTTTGATTCGCTTCCACCATTGTGCTCGATGGTTACTCGTTAAATCTAGAGTGTGTAGGCGTATTTCCACAAGGTCCCTTGGCACGATCCTCTGCAGTTTATGCAAACGCGACTGCTACATTGGGTATGTCAACTGCAGCTGTTATGAGCATCCTGCGTGCCTTCACCATG ATTTTGATTCTATTAACTTTTCATGTGGGAGAAATTATACACTGGTTTTGCGGGAGGACACTTCAGAAATGGAAACTGCAGCCAGGAAGTTTGAAAAGGAAGGAGGAGTTTTGGAGGAAATGCTTGAGCAAACCAAAAGTAATCGGGACTTGTATTCTTATCCACTCTCAAATTTGTTTCAGAAAGCGGAAGAAAAGGGTTACAGTGCTTACTGTCCACTGACATTTCAGTTGAACCCCGGGCTCGATGAAGTTGATCATAG tTATTCACAAGAGAAAGATAGTTTTTCAACTAAGCAAGCTTTGACAAGTGGTGCCGCTGATATATTTAGAACTGAAATGTCCAAGGCTTCATGTTGTCCAAAGCCAAACAAT TCGGAGAAGAACTGCTCAGGATCAGATATTCAACCTCCTGGGGATCAAAATGATGATGATTCGGACACAGAGATCTTTTGGGTTAAGCGTCGATCATTGAGGGTGAAAAAGAACATCCTGAATGATAATAGAATAAAGAAGCCTTCTCAACAG GGTCTCAAAAGGCTGAAAAAACTCCATCAACATACTGGGTATGGCCAATTAATGTCATCAGTTTGTTGTAAAGCTGACAAGTCAAGTTCCAAAGTGTTTCCTACTAGTAAAGATGATATCTTTGTAGATAGATCTACGAAAACAACCATTCCCATCTCTATAAAGTTAAAGAGATTCAGCATTGAGGAAGCAAAGAGCAGACAACAAATTGAGCGCCACAGGAAAGAAGTGTTCTGGCATGAACAGGGAAAGGCCTCACCAAACCAACCTCTCCCTTCTGCTGAGTGTGGGCCAAAGCGCCTTAAAATCAGAGGTCCATCATCATACCTGGGGTCTCAAAGGTAG
- the LOC101219544 gene encoding lysine-specific demethylase JMJ706 isoform X4 has translation MKSETVTVKNMLARSGGDALRASVSRGMKFHDDVDSFSRSNGPSNGNNDFSKGEVDKFHCSDLEWINKIPECPVYQPSKEEFEDPLVYLQNIAPEASRYGMCKIVSPFSASVPAGIVLMKEKVGFKFTTRVQPLRLAEWDTDDRMTFYKSGRNYTFRDFEKMANKVFERRYCSSGCLPAKYLEKEFWHEITGGKTNTVEYACDVDGTAFSSSPNDELGKSKWNLKKLSWLPKSVLRLLEMVIPGVTEPMLYIGMLFSIFAWHVEDHFLYSINYHHCGASKTWYCIPGDAALRFESFALENVYRDDIMSAGGEDGAFGILSEKTTMFPPNILLEHGLPVYTAVQKPGEFIITFPRAYHAGFSHGFNCGEAVNFAVSSWFPLGALASQRYALLNRVPLLPYEELLCKEAMLLYTSLELEDSDHSSMDSVSHHFLKISFVSLIRFHHCARWLLVKSRVCRRISTRSLGTILCSLCKRDCYIGYVNCSCYEHPACLHHDFDSINFSCGRNYTLVLREDTSEMETAARKFEKEGGVLEEMLEQTKSNRDLYSYPLSNLFQKAEEKGYSAYCPLTFQLNPGLDEVDHSYSQEKDSFSTKQALTSGAADIFRTEMSKASCCPKPNNSEKNCSGSDIQPPGDQNDDDSDTEIFWVKRRSLRVKKNILNDNRIKKPSQQVLWMYG, from the exons ATGAAATCTGAAACTGTTACTGTAAAAAATATGTTGGCGAGAAGCGGTGGAGATGCTTTGAGAGCTTCGGTATCACGTGGCATGAAATTTCATGATGATGTAGATTCATTTTCTCGGTCAAATGGTCCTTCTAATGGGAATAATGACTTTTCAAAGGGAGAAGTGGATAAGTTTCACTGCAGTGATTTAGAATGGATCAATAAGATTCCAGAATGTCCCGTGTATCAACCCTCAAAAGAGGAATTTGAGGATCCTCTGGTTTATTTGCAGAACATTGCTCCGGAAGCCTCAAGATATG GCATGTGCAAGATAGTTTCTCCCTTTAGCGCTTCTGTCCCTGCTGGGATTGTTTTAATGAAGGAAAAAGTAGGGTTCAAATTCACAACCAGAGTTCAACCACTTCGTCTTGCTGAGTGGGACACAGATGATAGAATGACCTTCTATAAGAGTGGCAG AAACTATACCTTCCGTGATTTTGAGAAAATGGCAAACAAGGTTTTTGAGCGTAGATATTGTAGTTCTGGGTGCCTTCCTGCCAAATACCTTGAGAAGGAATTTTGGCATGAAATTACTGGTGGGAAAACAAATACTGTAGAATATGCTTGTGACGTCGATGGTACagcattttcatcttctccgAATGATGAGCTTGGGAAAAGTAAATGGAATTTGAAg AAACTTTCATGGTTACCCAAGTCTGTCTTGCGTCTTTTAGAGATGGTGATTCCG GGAGTTACTGAGCCCATGCTATACATTGGAATGCTGTTTAGTATATTTGCCTGGCATGTGGAGGATCATTTCCTGTATAG TATTAATTATCACCACTGTGGAGCATCAAAAACTTGGTATTGTATTCCTGGTGATGCAGCTTTAAGATTTGAGAGTTTTGCTTTAGAGAATGTGTACAGAGATGATATCATGTCAGCAGGTGGTGAGGATGGAGCTTTTGGTATCCTTTCGGAAAAAACAACAATGTTTCCTCCAAATATTCTGCTGGAGCACGGTCTCCCTGTATACACGGCTGTTCAAAAACCTGGAGAGTTCATAATTACCTTTCCAAGAGCGTACCATGCTGGTTTTAGTCACG GCTTCAATTGTGGTGAAGCTGTGAACTTTGCCGTTAGCAGTTGGTTTCCTTTGGGTGCACTGGCTAGCCAGCGTTATGCCCTTCTCAATAGAGTTCCCTTACTTCCTTACGAAGAACTTCTGTGTAAAGAAGCAATGCTCCTCTACACGAGTTTAGAACTTGAAGATTCCGATCATTCATCCATGGACTCGGTCTCTCACCATTTCCTCAAGATATCTTTTGTGAGTTTGATTCGCTTCCACCATTGTGCTCGATGGTTACTCGTTAAATCTAGAGTGTGTAGGCGTATTTCCACAAGGTCCCTTGGCACGATCCTCTGCAGTTTATGCAAACGCGACTGCTACATTGGGTATGTCAACTGCAGCTGTTATGAGCATCCTGCGTGCCTTCACCATG ATTTTGATTCTATTAACTTTTCATGTGGGAGAAATTATACACTGGTTTTGCGGGAGGACACTTCAGAAATGGAAACTGCAGCCAGGAAGTTTGAAAAGGAAGGAGGAGTTTTGGAGGAAATGCTTGAGCAAACCAAAAGTAATCGGGACTTGTATTCTTATCCACTCTCAAATTTGTTTCAGAAAGCGGAAGAAAAGGGTTACAGTGCTTACTGTCCACTGACATTTCAGTTGAACCCCGGGCTCGATGAAGTTGATCATAG tTATTCACAAGAGAAAGATAGTTTTTCAACTAAGCAAGCTTTGACAAGTGGTGCCGCTGATATATTTAGAACTGAAATGTCCAAGGCTTCATGTTGTCCAAAGCCAAACAAT TCGGAGAAGAACTGCTCAGGATCAGATATTCAACCTCCTGGGGATCAAAATGATGATGATTCGGACACAGAGATCTTTTGGGTTAAGCGTCGATCATTGAGGGTGAAAAAGAACATCCTGAATGATAATAGAATAAAGAAGCCTTCTCAACAGGTACTATGGATGTATGGATAG
- the LOC101219544 gene encoding lysine-specific demethylase JMJ706 isoform X1, whose amino-acid sequence MKSETVTVKNMLARSGGDALRASVSRGMKFHDDVDSFSRSNGPSNGNNDFSKGEVDKFHCSDLEWINKIPECPVYQPSKEEFEDPLVYLQNIAPEASRYGMCKIVSPFSASVPAGIVLMKEKVGFKFTTRVQPLRLAEWDTDDRMTFYKSGRNYTFRDFEKMANKVFERRYCSSGCLPAKYLEKEFWHEITGGKTNTVEYACDVDGTAFSSSPNDELGKSKWNLKKLSWLPKSVLRLLEMVIPGVTEPMLYIGMLFSIFAWHVEDHFLYSINYHHCGASKTWYCIPGDAALRFESFALENVYRDDIMSAGGEDGAFGILSEKTTMFPPNILLEHGLPVYTAVQKPGEFIITFPRAYHAGFSHGFNCGEAVNFAVSSWFPLGALASQRYALLNRVPLLPYEELLCKEAMLLYTSLELEDSDHSSMDSVSHHFLKISFVSLIRFHHCARWLLVKSRVCRRISTRSLGTILCSLCKRDCYIGYVNCSCYEHPACLHHDFDSINFSCGRNYTLVLREDTSEMETAARKFEKEGGVLEEMLEQTKSNRDLYSYPLSNLFQKAEEKGYSAYCPLTFQLNPGLDEVDHSYSQEKDSFSTKQALTSGAADIFRTEMSKASCCPKPNNSEKNCSGSDIQPPGDQNDDDSDTEIFWVKRRSLRVKKNILNDNRIKKPSQQGLKRLKKLHQHTGYGQLMSSVCCKADKSSSKVFPTSKDDIFVDRSTKTTIPISIKLKRFSIEEAKSRQQIERHRKEVFWHEQGKASPNQPLPSAECGPKRLKIRGPSSYLGSQR is encoded by the exons ATGAAATCTGAAACTGTTACTGTAAAAAATATGTTGGCGAGAAGCGGTGGAGATGCTTTGAGAGCTTCGGTATCACGTGGCATGAAATTTCATGATGATGTAGATTCATTTTCTCGGTCAAATGGTCCTTCTAATGGGAATAATGACTTTTCAAAGGGAGAAGTGGATAAGTTTCACTGCAGTGATTTAGAATGGATCAATAAGATTCCAGAATGTCCCGTGTATCAACCCTCAAAAGAGGAATTTGAGGATCCTCTGGTTTATTTGCAGAACATTGCTCCGGAAGCCTCAAGATATG GCATGTGCAAGATAGTTTCTCCCTTTAGCGCTTCTGTCCCTGCTGGGATTGTTTTAATGAAGGAAAAAGTAGGGTTCAAATTCACAACCAGAGTTCAACCACTTCGTCTTGCTGAGTGGGACACAGATGATAGAATGACCTTCTATAAGAGTGGCAG AAACTATACCTTCCGTGATTTTGAGAAAATGGCAAACAAGGTTTTTGAGCGTAGATATTGTAGTTCTGGGTGCCTTCCTGCCAAATACCTTGAGAAGGAATTTTGGCATGAAATTACTGGTGGGAAAACAAATACTGTAGAATATGCTTGTGACGTCGATGGTACagcattttcatcttctccgAATGATGAGCTTGGGAAAAGTAAATGGAATTTGAAg AAACTTTCATGGTTACCCAAGTCTGTCTTGCGTCTTTTAGAGATGGTGATTCCG GGAGTTACTGAGCCCATGCTATACATTGGAATGCTGTTTAGTATATTTGCCTGGCATGTGGAGGATCATTTCCTGTATAG TATTAATTATCACCACTGTGGAGCATCAAAAACTTGGTATTGTATTCCTGGTGATGCAGCTTTAAGATTTGAGAGTTTTGCTTTAGAGAATGTGTACAGAGATGATATCATGTCAGCAGGTGGTGAGGATGGAGCTTTTGGTATCCTTTCGGAAAAAACAACAATGTTTCCTCCAAATATTCTGCTGGAGCACGGTCTCCCTGTATACACGGCTGTTCAAAAACCTGGAGAGTTCATAATTACCTTTCCAAGAGCGTACCATGCTGGTTTTAGTCACG GCTTCAATTGTGGTGAAGCTGTGAACTTTGCCGTTAGCAGTTGGTTTCCTTTGGGTGCACTGGCTAGCCAGCGTTATGCCCTTCTCAATAGAGTTCCCTTACTTCCTTACGAAGAACTTCTGTGTAAAGAAGCAATGCTCCTCTACACGAGTTTAGAACTTGAAGATTCCGATCATTCATCCATGGACTCGGTCTCTCACCATTTCCTCAAGATATCTTTTGTGAGTTTGATTCGCTTCCACCATTGTGCTCGATGGTTACTCGTTAAATCTAGAGTGTGTAGGCGTATTTCCACAAGGTCCCTTGGCACGATCCTCTGCAGTTTATGCAAACGCGACTGCTACATTGGGTATGTCAACTGCAGCTGTTATGAGCATCCTGCGTGCCTTCACCATG ATTTTGATTCTATTAACTTTTCATGTGGGAGAAATTATACACTGGTTTTGCGGGAGGACACTTCAGAAATGGAAACTGCAGCCAGGAAGTTTGAAAAGGAAGGAGGAGTTTTGGAGGAAATGCTTGAGCAAACCAAAAGTAATCGGGACTTGTATTCTTATCCACTCTCAAATTTGTTTCAGAAAGCGGAAGAAAAGGGTTACAGTGCTTACTGTCCACTGACATTTCAGTTGAACCCCGGGCTCGATGAAGTTGATCATAG tTATTCACAAGAGAAAGATAGTTTTTCAACTAAGCAAGCTTTGACAAGTGGTGCCGCTGATATATTTAGAACTGAAATGTCCAAGGCTTCATGTTGTCCAAAGCCAAACAAT TCGGAGAAGAACTGCTCAGGATCAGATATTCAACCTCCTGGGGATCAAAATGATGATGATTCGGACACAGAGATCTTTTGGGTTAAGCGTCGATCATTGAGGGTGAAAAAGAACATCCTGAATGATAATAGAATAAAGAAGCCTTCTCAACAG GGTCTCAAAAGGCTGAAAAAACTCCATCAACATACTGGGTATGGCCAATTAATGTCATCAGTTTGTTGTAAAGCTGACAAGTCAAGTTCCAAAGTGTTTCCTACTAGTAAAGATGATATCTTTGTAGATAGATCTACGAAAACAACCATTCCCATCTCTATAAAGTTAAAGAGATTCAGCATTGAGGAAGCAAAGAGCAGACAACAAATTGAGCGCCACAGGAAAGAAGTGTTCTGGCATGAACAGGGAAAGGCCTCACCAAACCAACCTCTCCCTTCTGCTGAGTGTGGGCCAAAGCGCCTTAAAATCAGAGGTCCATCATCATACCTGGGGTCTCAAAGGTAG
- the LOC101219544 gene encoding lysine-specific demethylase JMJ706 isoform X2 translates to MKSETVTVKNMLARSGGDALRASVSRGMKFHDDVDSFSRSNGPSNGNNDFSKGEVDKFHCSDLEWINKIPECPVYQPSKEEFEDPLVYLQNIAPEASRYGMCKIVSPFSASVPAGIVLMKEKVGFKFTTRVQPLRLAEWDTDDRMTFYKSGRNYTFRDFEKMANKVFERRYCSSGCLPAKYLEKEFWHEITGGKTNTVEYACDVDGTAFSSSPNDELGKSKWNLKKLSWLPKSVLRLLEMVIPGVTEPMLYIGMLFSIFAWHVEDHFLYSINYHHCGASKTWYCIPGDAALRFESFALENVYRDDIMSAGGEDGAFGILSEKTTMFPPNILLEHGLPVYTAVQKPGEFIITFPRAYHAGFSHGFNCGEAVNFAVSSWFPLGALASQRYALLNRVPLLPYEELLCKEAMLLYTSLELEDSDHSSMDSVSHHFLKISFVSLIRFHHCARWLLVKSRVCRRISTRSLGTILCSLCKRDCYIGYVNCSCYEHPACLHHDFDSINFSCGRNYTLVLREDTSEMETAARKFEKEGGVLEEMLEQTKSNRDLYSYPLSNLFQKAEEKGYSAYCPLTFQLNPGLDEVDHSYSQEKDSFSTKQALTSGAADIFRTEMSKASCCPKPNNSEKNCSGSDIQPPGDQNDDDSDTEIFWVKRRSLRVKKNILNDNRIKKPSQQGLKRLKKLHQHTGYGQLMSSVCCKADKSSSKVFPTSKDDIFVDRSTKTTIPISIKLKRFSIEEAKSRQQIERHRKEVFWHEQGKASPNQPLPSAECGPKRLKIRGPSSYLGSQR, encoded by the exons ATGAAATCTGAAACTGTTACTGTAAAAAATATGTTGGCGAGAAGCGGTGGAGATGCTTTGAGAGCTTCGGTATCACGTGGCATGAAATTTCATGATGATGTAGATTCATTTTCTCGGTCAAATGGTCCTTCTAATGGGAATAATGACTTTTCAAAGGGAGAAGTGGATAAGTTTCACTGCAGTGATTTAGAATGGATCAATAAGATTCCAGAATGTCCCGTGTATCAACCCTCAAAAGAGGAATTTGAGGATCCTCTGGTTTATTTGCAGAACATTGCTCCGGAAGCCTCAAGATATG GCATGTGCAAGATAGTTTCTCCCTTTAGCGCTTCTGTCCCTGCTGGGATTGTTTTAATGAAGGAAAAAGTAGGGTTCAAATTCACAACCAGAGTTCAACCACTTCGTCTTGCTGAGTGGGACACAGATGATAGAATGACCTTCTATAAGAGTGGCAG AAACTATACCTTCCGTGATTTTGAGAAAATGGCAAACAAGGTTTTTGAGCGTAGATATTGTAGTTCTGGGTGCCTTCCTGCCAAATACCTTGAGAAGGAATTTTGGCATGAAATTACTGGTGGGAAAACAAATACTGTAGAATATGCTTGTGACGTCGATGGTACagcattttcatcttctccgAATGATGAGCTTGGGAAAAGTAAATGGAATTTGAAg AAACTTTCATGGTTACCCAAGTCTGTCTTGCGTCTTTTAGAGATGGTGATTCCG GGAGTTACTGAGCCCATGCTATACATTGGAATGCTGTTTAGTATATTTGCCTGGCATGTGGAGGATCATTTCCTGTATAG TATTAATTATCACCACTGTGGAGCATCAAAAACTTGGTATTGTATTCCTGGTGATGCAGCTTTAAGATTTGAGAGTTTTGCTTTAGAGAATGTGTACAGAGATGATATCATGTCAGCAGGTGGTGAGGATGGAGCTTTTGGTATCCTTTCGGAAAAAACAACAATGTTTCCTCCAAATATTCTGCTGGAGCACGGTCTCCCTGTATACACGGCTGTTCAAAAACCTGGAGAGTTCATAATTACCTTTCCAAGAGCGTACCATGCTGGTTTTAGTCACG GCTTCAATTGTGGTGAAGCTGTGAACTTTGCCGTTAGCAGTTGGTTTCCTTTGGGTGCACTGGCTAGCCAGCGTTATGCCCTTCTCAATAGAGTTCCCTTACTTCCTTACGAAGAACTTCTGTGTAAAGAAGCAATGCTCCTCTACACGAGTTTAGAACTTGAAGATTCCGATCATTCATCCATGGACTCGGTCTCTCACCATTTCCTCAAGATATCTTTTGTGAGTTTGATTCGCTTCCACCATTGTGCTCGATGGTTACTCGTTAAATCTAGAGTGTGTAGGCGTATTTCCACAAGGTCCCTTGGCACGATCCTCTGCAGTTTATGCAAACGCGACTGCTACATTGGGTATGTCAACTGCAGCTGTTATGAGCATCCTGCGTGCCTTCACCATG ATTTTGATTCTATTAACTTTTCATGTGGGAGAAATTATACACTGGTTTTGCGGGAGGACACTTCAGAAATGGAAACTGCAGCCAGGAAGTTTGAAAAGGAAGGAGGAGTTTTGGAGGAAATGCTTGAGCAAACCAAAAGTAATCGGGACTTGTATTCTTATCCACTCTCAAATTTGTTTCAGAAAGCGGAAGAAAAGGGTTACAGTGCTTACTGTCCACTGACATTTCAGTTGAACCCCGGGCTCGATGAAGTTGATCATAGttatt CACAAGAGAAAGATAGTTTTTCAACTAAGCAAGCTTTGACAAGTGGTGCCGCTGATATATTTAGAACTGAAATGTCCAAGGCTTCATGTTGTCCAAAGCCAAACAAT TCGGAGAAGAACTGCTCAGGATCAGATATTCAACCTCCTGGGGATCAAAATGATGATGATTCGGACACAGAGATCTTTTGGGTTAAGCGTCGATCATTGAGGGTGAAAAAGAACATCCTGAATGATAATAGAATAAAGAAGCCTTCTCAACAG GGTCTCAAAAGGCTGAAAAAACTCCATCAACATACTGGGTATGGCCAATTAATGTCATCAGTTTGTTGTAAAGCTGACAAGTCAAGTTCCAAAGTGTTTCCTACTAGTAAAGATGATATCTTTGTAGATAGATCTACGAAAACAACCATTCCCATCTCTATAAAGTTAAAGAGATTCAGCATTGAGGAAGCAAAGAGCAGACAACAAATTGAGCGCCACAGGAAAGAAGTGTTCTGGCATGAACAGGGAAAGGCCTCACCAAACCAACCTCTCCCTTCTGCTGAGTGTGGGCCAAAGCGCCTTAAAATCAGAGGTCCATCATCATACCTGGGGTCTCAAAGGTAG